The Toxorhynchites rutilus septentrionalis strain SRP chromosome 1, ASM2978413v1, whole genome shotgun sequence genome contains the following window.
aCCAATTTAACGtttattattgtgaaagaaaaaatcaCGTATTTAGAATATTTACAAGACAATGAGTGCAAACTGCACGATCATAGCCGACGTTCGGTCTCTCTCGGAAGAGGAACTGGCGGAACAATACCGGCGGTTGGCGGATATGTACCGTGCACTGAAACGAAGCCACGAAGATGAACTGCAGGCCAGCTATGAGCTGCGGAGGAACTATCAGACTGCATCGGAATCGGTTACCTACATGTCGGCCGAACTGGAATCGATTGACTCTGTCCACAAGGAGGAATTGTGTTAGTATTCAATAAACAGTTTTGGGTGAATCGACATCTTAATGGAATATTTTCAGCCAAGCTTAAAGATAAATATATACAGACGCTAACAACCCTCAAGGAATCCAACGTTGACCTTAAGCAACAGAACGTTTCAATCGAGGGAACTGTTGAAGAGCTGCAGAAACAGCTGGAGCAGCTGCGCGAACAGATGGAAGAACAAGAATTGACGAAAAATCGACCGGAAATCGCTACTGGCAATGTGACATCATCGGAAAAAGAAGTTGCTCTCGAGCAGGAAAATGAAGAACTCCGAACAATGGTTACGGATCAGCAGGAGAGAATCGGTTCCATGATGGCGCAGCTAATGAATGCGGAAAGTAAATTGGAAGCTATGAAGGAGGAGCAGGAATGCCTGGAAGACAACCTCGAATCGAAAAAGCAAGAATTAGACGAGATGCGAACGACTTTGGAAGCCACTCAAGACGAGAATATGAGACTTAATTCCCTGCTAGCGTCCCTCCAGTCCGCTCCGGAGGACACCAACCGTAAGGGAAACTCGCTTTTTGCGGAAGTCCACGACCAGCGCCAGCAGCTCATTGATGTGTTGGAGTCTCAGCGAGTGCGCTATAATGAGATGaaaaagctgtacaccgaaagtAGTGTCCATATCCGGCGTTTGAAGCGAGAGAATCGAGAGATGTGCGATGAAATTAAAGCATGTAGCGAAATGTTTTTGAAGGCTGACGAACATTTTCGGGATGAGACCAGTAAAGAGCTCAGTTCAATGAGAGAGGAAAATCAGAGACTGCGAGATCAACTGGCATCTGCCGAAAAAAGACTGCTGGAGAATGTTAAAGACACACGCTGGGTGGATCCGTTTGTGTGTTTCTATAAGTAAGGAAGTCTCTGTTTTTGTTTCTCAAACTTGGAtgtaattgttttgtttttcaggAATGAAAGCGCCACTTTCAAGGCTCAGATCATCCGATTGGAAATGGCTAAGCGACTCACAGACGAGGTTTGCTGGGATGCTCAACGTGATCTAGCAAAGTGGCGCTTTGAGGCACTGAAATCTCGATACATCATAGCAAATCGTGAATCGTTGCTGGAGGAGAATAATATTCCTTTCGCTCAGATGACAATCAATGAATCCATAGCCCACATTGACGAAGTGGCGCTAAATAGTGCAAAACCTAACGTTACTTGCAGCATGGGTACCGCAGCGACCAAAACGGATGTCTGGAATTTGGATTTGTTAGCAGATCTGAATATAAATCACACTCCTGTGAT
Protein-coding sequences here:
- the LOC129776356 gene encoding protein Spindly, whose protein sequence is MSANCTIIADVRSLSEEELAEQYRRLADMYRALKRSHEDELQASYELRRNYQTASESVTYMSAELESIDSVHKEELSKLKDKYIQTLTTLKESNVDLKQQNVSIEGTVEELQKQLEQLREQMEEQELTKNRPEIATGNVTSSEKEVALEQENEELRTMVTDQQERIGSMMAQLMNAESKLEAMKEEQECLEDNLESKKQELDEMRTTLEATQDENMRLNSLLASLQSAPEDTNRKGNSLFAEVHDQRQQLIDVLESQRVRYNEMKKLYTESSVHIRRLKRENREMCDEIKACSEMFLKADEHFRDETSKELSSMREENQRLRDQLASAEKRLLENVKDTRWVDPFVCFYKNESATFKAQIIRLEMAKRLTDEVCWDAQRDLAKWRFEALKSRYIIANRESLLEENNIPFAQMTINESIAHIDEVALNSAKPNVTCSMGTAATKTDVWNLDLLADLNINHTPVIVSCVKQTTLLLPPPNGPPSVLRRAAKEEVLTPLATPLVTPIQSPKSVKKDELSITEEKKAGPLNYRDIVYIPRNAPLTESLKKKEYIAMVERITKKEENETDDKENVPRQNTDVKQMSQTKTSGWVSEKRTKNNVLIRRFKLPDKKLDSGAQ